The Suricata suricatta isolate VVHF042 chromosome 4, meerkat_22Aug2017_6uvM2_HiC, whole genome shotgun sequence genome includes a region encoding these proteins:
- the C4H2orf50 gene encoding uncharacterized protein C2orf50 homolog isoform X1 encodes MGSHPHPGFQRTASTRLPAFHASTAQSGPVAGRGLAGGRQAPGAPRADGVPQDQLWRELLEAERRAQRRWAQNWSFLKDYDPLGNRKEPVKLPEHVPFFSDVVPSSMSHVVGSRVDTALGQALVSMDFFFMEGVRKKKLEAELQPV; translated from the exons atggggagccacccccaccctgggttCCAGAGAACCGCCTCCACCAGGCTGCCCGCCTTCCATGCCTCCACTGCCCAGAGCGGCCCTGTGGCGGGCAGGGGTCTGGCTGGTGGTCGCCAAGCCCCCGGGGCCCCCAGAGCTGATGGTGTGCCCCAGGATCAGCTGTGGAGGGAGCTCTTGGAGGCCGAGAGGCGGGCCCAGCGGCGCTG ggctcaGAACTGGAGTTTCCTGAAAGACTACGACCCCCTG ggcaaTAGGAAGGAGCCTGTGAAGCTGCCAGAGCACGTGCCCTTCTTTTCCGACGTGGTCCCCAGTTCCATGAGCCACGTGGTGGGCAGCAGGGTGGACACGGCCCTGGGGCAAGCCCTCGTCAGCATGGATTTCTTCTTCATGGAGGGCGTCCGGAAGAAGAAGCTAGAAGCTGAGCTGCAGCCCGTGTAG
- the C4H2orf50 gene encoding uncharacterized protein C2orf50 homolog isoform X2, translating to MGSHPHPGFQRTASTRLPAFHASTAQSGPVAGRGLAGGRQAPGAPRADGVPQDQLWRELLEAERRAQRRWAQNWSFLKDYDPLKLRVGGGERNAQGIQQCRARGEWGAPCGERAWVNILCQLFPCFHHL from the exons atggggagccacccccaccctgggttCCAGAGAACCGCCTCCACCAGGCTGCCCGCCTTCCATGCCTCCACTGCCCAGAGCGGCCCTGTGGCGGGCAGGGGTCTGGCTGGTGGTCGCCAAGCCCCCGGGGCCCCCAGAGCTGATGGTGTGCCCCAGGATCAGCTGTGGAGGGAGCTCTTGGAGGCCGAGAGGCGGGCCCAGCGGCGCTG ggctcaGAACTGGAGTTTCCTGAAAGACTACGACCCCCTG AAACTCAGGGTCGGCGGGGGCGAAAGAAATGCTCAGGGCATTCAG CAATGCAGAGCGAGGGGTGAGTGGGGTGCCCCATGTGGAGAACGAGCTTGGGTGAACATTCTTTGTCAGCTGTTTCCCTGCTTTCACCACCTCTGA